One Ahaetulla prasina isolate Xishuangbanna chromosome 17, ASM2864084v1, whole genome shotgun sequence genomic window carries:
- the CFL1 gene encoding cofilin-1, with amino-acid sequence MASGVTVCDKVIQVFNDMKVRKHASQEEQKKRKKAVIFCLSEDKKKIILEAGKEILVGDLGDTVDDPYLHFVAMLPPGDCRYALYDATYETKESKKEDLVFLFWAPECATMKSKMIYASSKDALKKKFPGIKHEWQANGLEDIKDRQSLAEKLGGSCVISLEGKPV; translated from the exons GCCTCTGGGGTCACCGTCTGTGACAAAGTCATCCAGGTGTTCAACGACATGAAGGTGCGCAAACACGCCTCCCAGGAGGAGCAGAAGAAGCGCAAGAAGGCCGTCATCTTCTGCCTGAGCGAGGACAAGAAGAAGATCATCCTGGAGGCCGGCAAGGAGATCCTGGTGGGCGACCTGGGAGACACCGTTGATGACCCCTACCTGCACTTTGTCGCCATGCTGCCCCCCGGCGACTGCCGCTACGCCCTCTATGACGCCACCTACGAAACCAAGGAGAGCAAAAAGGAAGATCTGGTCTTCCTCTTCTG GGCGCCAGAGTGTGCTACTATGAAGAGCAAGATGATCTACGCCAGCTCCAAGGATGCCCTCAAGAAGAAATTTCCAG GGATCAAGCACGAATGGCAAGCAAACGGCCTAGAAGACATTAAAGACCGCCAGAGTCTAGCGGAAAAGCTGGGAGGCAGCTGCGTCATCAGCTTGGAGGGCAAGCCCGTGTGA